The following nucleotide sequence is from Thunnus albacares chromosome 15, fThuAlb1.1, whole genome shotgun sequence.
TGGCACCGCGGTGTCCTTGGGGCCGTTGGTCCACCGGGGACCCAGGGCCTCACAAGGGGCCTATACCTGTTACTTAGAGGCATCATCGATGGAGCAGCCGCAACCTAGCAGACTGTACGGTGTTAGCCGGCGTGGGAAGCTAAATTCagtggtggcggtggtggtgggggCTTCATCGCGCTCAATCTTTGCGGCATCTGTTGCGCCCACCACCTCCATTTGGCAAGACAGGTGTTTTGATGTAGGCCATGCCAACTTCCAGGCCTCCCTGTAATCTCCGCTGTTCCCCTCAATAAAAGACACCCGAGTTTTCCCGACTGATGCTTGTGTGCGTGCTCGCGGGCGCGCGCGAGAGTGTGAATGTGCGCGACGAAGCCAGCTGGCACGAGTCGCCATGGTAACAACACACACCGTTTTCACGAAACCCGTCGGTGCTTAAGGGCAAGAGGAGAGATGAATAAACTAATGAGATTATAAATTATTGTCGGTATAGCTGAACAGTCGGGGTATTTTTACCAGACTGCAACGCGGGCAACGTGAGGAGAAAGTTTATGGGGCCCATTGTCTGTGACTCTGTTGTGTCTTCAGTAATCTGTTTATGATGAGGAACTGAATTGGCTTCTTTGGCGAGGAGAAACCCACCCTGCGCGCTTTATGCTTCATATACAAACTAACAGTTGCACGCCGCCTTATTGCATGATTAATTCCGGCGCCTCCgttcctcctttttctcctctatGAATTACTCAGTTGTGTTTGAGATGAAGAGAGGATTCTCCATCATTACGCAGGCTACAACTCCGCGCATTGCACGCCTGTCCAGCGGTCCAGTGCCGCAGCTCCCACGGGCTGCACTGTGGAGAAGCGGACCTGCATCCTAAAGCCAATcggttttttttcctctttctctctctctctttctctctctctctctctctccctccgtttttttttatcctccacCTCATTGCAGTCTTATCACGTCCCCCCCCACCTCACCCCCCTCCCTTGCTCTGgtccccccctccaccaccacccccccaccacccccctgCCTCCCTCCCCATCCGCCTCAGCCGctacaggagaggagagagagggagaagagtgCGGCTGAATGTGAACGACATGTCGACAGTCAGCCTCTAAAGTGTTTTCTCGGTCGTTCCCTAATTCTTTGGCGGCGGACTGAGTGAGTATTACCCGCATCCCTGCTCTGCTAAGCGTCGCTGTGTGGATCAGAGAGGCTGGTGGGGAGAGACAGACAATGGGGAATGCAATTGGATTGCGTTACTCTGCCAAGGATTTTCATACATAGCCTGGTAAATGTCTTAATAGGTTCTGTTAATGACTAGGCTGTTTAATTGGTCATGCTTTAATTCTGCTAACTATTACAATGTGTGTGCTGTAATGTTGGGGGCTAATTGATTTTCTTGGAGTGCTATGGGCTATCCAGGCTGATAGTCCCATACATTTGATCTGTGATGCTGCTGCTTGCCTGATAGTGCGGGTCTGTGCTGGGGAGCAGGGGCCCATGTAAAAGCCAGTGTGAAGCTTGGTGAGGCTCTCTGTAGTCTTGACGGACGGAGAGGACGGAGAGGTAGACACGGGAATTATGTGACATGAATAATATGGTGAAGAATAAGCAGTGACCGTCATCTCTAGTTTGCTTGCGTCAGTGTGCAGGtctagaggagagagaggaggggggggggggggaaacttAGAGCCAGAAAGAATCAAGAAAGACAGGGAGGGAAGCCACACCTGTGTCAGGCCTGTTTTCAGATGGACTGGACGTGAAGAGAGatagacagatggacagatagacagatatatagatagatagatagttagatagatggatagatagatggtcAGGCAGACAGAGTTTTAAATTCTGCTGTGCTGTCACCAGTCAACACATAAGTCCTTTCGTTTCTTGTTAACATAATGATGCAGAGCTATGCCGACTGCTGACTAGTCCACTCTGCTGATTGGAGGAAAGAGCTTGAGTGTTGACTGTGTTTCTTCTTATTAAGGAGAGATGGCCGTCCACCAAAGCAGAATCTAACAGGAGGGATCCCAGTGGTCTATCTGGACTCAGTATTGATCTCCTCTATACAGGGGGGCTTCGGGCCCAGTGATAAACAATGCATTTTCTTGGACGACTGCGTAACTCTCCACCAAAGACCTACTGGGACACTGAAAGGGTTGTATTCTGTATAGTATTCCAATTTGTCAAACACTATTGAGCATGCTGGCCTAGATTGTCCTGCGGGTTTTTATGTGAAGCATACATGCTCTGTAGAAAATCCAGTTGAATGGGTGAATTTTCCCCATCGtacggggggaaaaaaacatgttttttcactTCTGTTCACGCTTTATAAGAATTGTAGGCTTGTCCAACAAGTGCTGCTGCATTACACTGGTTTGTTATGAAAGCACACACTCATCTACACGTGTCTAGCTACCTGTTTCTTTACTTGGCAGGCTATAAAAGCATTCTTTTTGGATATGGTTTGACCTTTCCTCACATTGTTTTCACGCATGTAACTTGGCTCCAGCGCTGTTTCTCTGCGAGGAAGGCGTACATTGTGTGCAGGGCGAGAGGAGGGCTTTGATGTAATCAATATCAGATTTCAGCTGTTTCACTGAGTGGCAGCCTTGACTGACTTCTTACCGCTTATGCAATcccactcctctctctcccacctcacccgtttcctcttcttttgtaCCTACTCTCTGCCCATTACTCTTCCTTTATCTGTCTGTCGCTCCTTTACTCCATTCCTTCGCCTTGTTCCCattttcatcctcctcctcctcctcctcctcctcctcctcctcctctcgttTCCACCTCTCCCTTCATCTTCCCCGTCATAATCATCTCTGTGATTGCTCTTCCTCTCCCGGGCGGTGATGTTTTCACTTCTGCCTCCTTGTCTAACTCGCTGATGCTAGATTATTGCTGTATGATTACAGCTACCATACCATCATGATCATTATTGCATTTCGCATGGCAGTGTTCAACACTGTATGAGCAGATCGAGATGCTTTATCCAATTTAGATCTCATTAAGACTTGAGAGGAAATATCCCCATGCAAGACTCACATCTCagctggttttttttttatttatttttttgttggttttgtttccAGGACTACTGCAACTGTCAACGAACACCCTTCTCAATCTGTTGTTATTGCAGCGCCgttctcatcatcatcaccaccatcactaTCACCAtcatttcatgtttctgtctgtcattGCACTGCCTTCACATCAGCGCTTTTGAAAAATTTGAAGTTTTGATTTGCAGCGATGCTTTCACTCCACTGTCATTATCACAATAATGAGTATGACAGGACTCGATGGCTGTTGATAACCTCAGAATATTCTGCTGATTTATAATATGAGGTATTTCGTACTTCATCCTTCTGTTCTCTGATTGCCATTCATCTTATTAAATGGAGCAGTTCATTAGACAGAAGCATTATGAATCTGATTTGCATTTAGCCATATTCATATTGCAtgcattaaaacaacacatgcGTGACATTTCAGCTTCACCGGGCTTTTGAGAAAACAGATGAATATATTCATcaaaagccccccccccccccctttcacTATCCACTTGTCCAAAAAGCCACtctgaaaatgataaaatgtgattCGCAGGTGAACTAGCCCCCCTGCTTAcctttgttttgcattttcaatgtcagtatttgatttttttttttttaattcaaaagcAACATTGTAGCAGTTGAGAGATTATCCAGCTTGCTGTTTTTAAGTCAATATTTCAGGCTTTTGTAAACCCTGTAAATCCCAAGCTGTGTTTTCCTTTGCTGAGCACATCTTACATATGTTTACCATGATCCTAATCATATCACTGAATATTATAGCCTCCAGTTCCTAGCCTGTACATCATTATTCCGATATAATGTAATTCTGTCCCCATGGCACTCCAGTCTGTGtgatttaacttttattttctgtctgttttagtATGCTTGTGATGTATCATCAATCTGATTCATCCTGAACTTTTTCTGTTGCTTCCCTGGCTGTTTGCCCTCTTTTaaccgtgtgtgtgtctgtgtgtgtgtgtgtgtgtgtgtgtgtgtgtgtgtgtgtgtgtgtgtgtgtgtggcacacGTCTGTCTGAATGTATGCGTGCATGTGCTGTGTCTTTCCATGCAGTGCGGAGAAGGGCCAATGCTGGGCTGTAGCCCCAGGCTGCTGAGCTGAGAGGGAGAAGCAGGAGGATGCAGTGGGTCACTCTGGCAGTGGCCctggggtgtgtgtgtctgtcccgGCCGTCGCACACCCCCACCCCTACCCCAACCTCCACACACACCCCTCTGGTGGACAACTCCGAGGAGGAAGTGGACGAGCCGTGCTTCGAGCCGTGCACGTGCGAGGTCAAAGAAGGCGTGCTGCACGTGCACTGCGATAGGCGGGGCTTCACTAATGTCAGCCAGGTATCATTCCTGTTCATTTATCTGGCTGTGCACGTGGAACTGCACTTTATTGCGCTGTCATGGCAGGTGATCTGTATCTCCAAGTCTAATATCCTGTCTCTAATGTGCCTTATGGGTGTTTCTAACTGTTAAATTCATGTAATTAATAAGATAACTAATCAGACCACTAATTAATCATTCAGGTGTCACAGTCGTGGGTCCGCCCTTTCAAACTCAACCTCCAGAGGAACTCTCTGAGGCGTCTCTATAGCAACGGGTTTCAGCACCTTGGCAACGCAGTGTCGATAAACCTTGGCAACAATGCACTCCAGGACATCCGAGTGGGAGCTTTCAACGGGCTGGCCAAACTGAGACGTCTGTACCTCCATGAGAACAAGCTGGAGGTCTTCAGAAATGATACCTTCACTGGCTTAGAGGCTCTGGAATACCTCCAGGTAGGATTAATCCATGCTGATTATCCCTGATTGACAGGATTATTGAGAAATTTGTTTAAGATTACAGTAGAAAGCTGTGACAAAAATAGTCAATGGCTAGCAGGCGGCCCCAGTGAGGGACCCTTCTCAAgatctctgtgtgttttcaaatgGAGTTGGCAAGTGCTGCAGTTTTCCTGCCGAGTTAAGTCTATTTTCCAATTGCAGCAATTATATGTTCATCAGATTTTCCCTTTCCTACCTGCAGGCTGACTACAATGTGATCAAACGAATAGACAGCGGTGCTCTGAGGTTCCTCTACAAGCTCCGAGTTCTCATCTTAAACGACAACCTGATCCCTGTCTTGCCTGCTCATCTGTTCAGGTTAGAATCTGATTATTGCACTGCAAAGCTTTTGAATTATGTTGGGGCTGATCTGCAGGAATATCAGTGTCAGACACAATTAACCAGTCTGAACTGTTGTCGAATTAATGTGTCTATGGCATACTATTTCATATCGTAAAAGACGGATTAATCatcagataaaaaaaagcagatttctCAGCAATGGAATGTGTGAAACTTTATTTTCGCTTACTATCACGTTGTCCTTCCATTTAACCTAGCTAACTATCTCCCCTTCTGTTTCTCCTGCTCCAGATCTGTTTCTCTGACTCATCTGGACCTGCGGGGAAACCGTCTGAAGAGCCTTGCATATGCTGGGACCCTGGAGTATGTTGGTCGCTCCCTGATGGAGCTACAGCTGGAGGAGAATCCCTGGAACTGTGGCTGCGAAGCAGTGCAGCTACAACAGTGGCTGGGTCAGATCCCCTACACCGCTGTAGTCGGGGATGTTACCTGTGAATATCCCTTCCACCTTCACGGCAAGGACCTGAGGGAAATCCCCCGCAAAGAGCTATGCGCTGACCTCCCAGATAAAGAGTTACAAGCAGAAGGAGGTGGCCCATCAGGGGGGTTACAGCCCCAACATTTGCCCCCTAACGCTAAACCCAATTCCCACCCTGGGCGTGTCAGGCCAACTAAACCCTCCTCCATGGTCCACGGCTCCCGCCAGAATACTCACACCTCCTccacttcatcctcctcttcctctgcagagCGTAAAGACAGGGAGAGGCACCCGAGGCCGACAAAGAGACCTCGACCCTCCAGAACATCCCCCACATCTCGCAGTCTGATGCCCAACCAGAATCCCCCCGTGGCTGGTTACCAGACACGACCCCCCATTCCCATCATCTGTCCCCTGGGCTGCACTTGCAACCTGCACATCACAGACCTGGGCCTGACCGTCAACTGCAAGGAGAACGGCTTCTACAACGTGTCTCAGCTCACACCGCGGCCGCTCAATGGCCGTAAGCTGTACCTAAGTGGAAATTTAATCCAGAGGATCTACCGCACAGACTTCTGGAATTTCTCCAGCCTTGATCTGCTTCACCTGGGAAACAACCGCATCTCTTACCTGCAGGAGGGGGCTTTCTCCAGCCTGACAAGCCTGAGGAGCCTCTACCTGAACGGGAACAACCTGGAGAGGCTCAGCCCTGACATGTTCCTGGGGCTGCAGAATCTAAGGTAGAATATTTCGGatcatcttggatttttggatcACTGACAGCATTTCAAGCACGTTGCTTTCGCTGCACTTCAAGCAAATTCATAAACTGAAACCACATGTCAGCTCGGGTATTTAGACATTCGTTTTTAAGTATGTGGAAATTAATTTCACCGTAATACTGGCGTAGCACAGAGCAGAACATTTTGATTACCATTTTGCTGGagtttgattgaaatgaaaAGTGCCCATTCTCTTCCAGGAGTGTCATCTGTTAGTCACGCTGCCTGATGGCATGCTTCAGTTGAGGTGTGAGCCTGGTATGAGTGACAACGtgaaaattaatgtttttttgcatgtgcATACAGAGGTGTTGATAAGGCAGTGAGACATCTGCATGAAGCCAGAAATTTGCTTTTGGGCTTATTAAAGGcttattatgaaaaaaacagttgtCGCAATGATACATATGTATCATTGTCAGATTAAGCTTACACAGATAATTCTGCAAATAATGTATACAAATCTTAGCAAATATCTACAGTCaataattgtatttattcaCTGAATTAAACATTGTGGTGTTTGATGAAGGCAGCGGCTCATCTTTCATGTTTCGCTGTATAGAGAATGAGAacagaaaagtgacaaaatctGACACGTTGCCATCAAATTCAGAGTATAATTTTGCCCTTAGTTCTCAGGTCCACTGTCTGTATTTTGAGATAAGGCTCGGAAAATCCACAGACCCATTAATTTGActataaatcaataataaagaTTCTCTCAGGACATTCAAAAAAATCTTTCCTCTTAACCTCTCTTTAGCCTTTGTTAGTGACTCTAGGGCAAGTGAGTGTTAAGTAATTTAAACCAGACCTATTACTTATTTCAGCGATGGAAGCATATTGGATGACTTGGATGCAAGGAAAACTCTCGATTAATACTTTTCTTCCCTAAGTTCACACTGATTTctattattgaaaaaaaaaccttaaaaattCAAAGCCTCTTAAATTTAACACGATGATCGGGCATGCCGTAGCAAGGGTAAGTAGTCATCTGAGTGAAATCACACAGTATCATCTGATACTGATCAACTAATCGGCTGTGAACAGCAAAAGTGCAGAGTAAATTAAATTTATGTCATGACGTctttacatatatattaatttatGTAATTATCGAGCTCGGATGCAGGAGAAATAAATTACCTACTTAATACTTCAAacttagtcatttttaaatgggAAAATGCATGCTGGGTTCTAACCAAGAGGCAAGTCTTACTTATTTATACAAGATTAAAACAAAGACTGAATCGGcttttttaatgttgtatttcATGTTTCTTTGCTGTCAAATGTCACGAAATACTAATAGTTTCCTTTAACACCTCTGTTTCCATAGCGCCCAATCAGTTTGCACGTGTACAAAGACACTGTAACACtggcctctcctctcctttagGTACCTTTACTTTGAATACAACGAGATCCGCGAGGTAGACCGTGGGACTTTTGACTCCATGCCGTCCCTCCAGCTGTTGTTCCTCAATGCCAATCTGCTGCGGAGCCTCCCTCTCGGTGTGTTTTCTGGAGTTAACCTGGCACGCCTCAATCTGAGAAACAACCACCTTCTGCATCTTCCTATGGAGGGCGTACTGGAGCACCTCACCGGACTGGTACAGGTCGGTGCAAACTGTGGACTGTATTCACTGAATGAATTGTGGTTGTTTCTATGCAGGTGGTGGATGCTCAAAAAAACTGTGATCTGATAACCTGCGTGTGTGTAAATGAGTCAGATACTTGGCAAGAAGCTTTTAGCAAATTTAGGCCAAATAACATGCATTTTGTTGAGTGACAGTGGCAGGGTGAAAAACAGGGATTATTGAATTGGATCACCCCCGTTGATTTACTAAACGAAAATGTGCATAATTACagagaatatatttatttcaaatgtcagCCGAGGCTGAGATTAAAAGAACTAATAGATTGCCAAGACACATTATATTATCACAGCttgatgaaataaacaaaacaagccGAAATCTTGGATGAAACGATACCCGCAGTTAAAACTTCTGGCAGACCCTGATCTCCTGGCCTCTAGCACAGCTGCAGTTTTCCCCGTCATCTGCATCGTCTGTTGTTTTGAGAGCTCTGCTGTGGCATGTGGGACTATGGTTGCGCCTCAGGTATTCTAATTGGGAAATTGCAATTGACTCGATTTGCATAAGTGGTCTTAATAAATCAGGAGCTAAACTGGAGAAAGCTGAACCCCTCGAGTTTTTGGGCATGGTTGTAATCAGCAAACCGCTAGGTAAACAGACTGTATAAACTAAAGTATGTGTTGAATGCACAGTTAGCGTTAGACCTTACCTCACACATTTGACTGCAGCATTATGTGACTGGGTGCTGTACACAATGCACTGATACCCGAGGTATTACATTCCTCTATCCTGCCTCCTCTCACTTCAGCAAATTTAGAGTACCAGGCTTTTCTTAGACAGCCGGAGTAGAATGAGGTAAGGTGGGTGTGGATTAGCCCGAATGTCATTGTGAATTTCTGTTTTACTTTGCTCCATGGAAAATTCCTGATCCTAGGTAGTGTGGGTGAGGCTGGCAGTTCAGAGGCTGTTTCTAAATGTTTGCTCAGGGGGGAAGGACGACAGTGGTTTATGGAGCTGGAGGAACCATGTAGAAGTATATTATGTTTTTGTGCTGTTATACGCCTCTGATGTCCAAGAGCATTAAAGCATTCACCAAATGGAAGTACACTGTGGGCCATATTCATAAAGCCCAGCGGTATCACCATTGT
It contains:
- the LOC122998257 gene encoding SLIT and NTRK-like protein 3; translated protein: MQWVTLAVALGCVCLSRPSHTPTPTPTSTHTPLVDNSEEEVDEPCFEPCTCEVKEGVLHVHCDRRGFTNVSQVSQSWVRPFKLNLQRNSLRRLYSNGFQHLGNAVSINLGNNALQDIRVGAFNGLAKLRRLYLHENKLEVFRNDTFTGLEALEYLQADYNVIKRIDSGALRFLYKLRVLILNDNLIPVLPAHLFRSVSLTHLDLRGNRLKSLAYAGTLEYVGRSLMELQLEENPWNCGCEAVQLQQWLGQIPYTAVVGDVTCEYPFHLHGKDLREIPRKELCADLPDKELQAEGGGPSGGLQPQHLPPNAKPNSHPGRVRPTKPSSMVHGSRQNTHTSSTSSSSSSAERKDRERHPRPTKRPRPSRTSPTSRSLMPNQNPPVAGYQTRPPIPIICPLGCTCNLHITDLGLTVNCKENGFYNVSQLTPRPLNGRKLYLSGNLIQRIYRTDFWNFSSLDLLHLGNNRISYLQEGAFSSLTSLRSLYLNGNNLERLSPDMFLGLQNLRYLYFEYNEIREVDRGTFDSMPSLQLLFLNANLLRSLPLGVFSGVNLARLNLRNNHLLHLPMEGVLEHLTGLVQVDLQQNPWECNCEAAPLKRWLEGLSAVVVVGEVVCHSPEKTKGVDLRSLSMELLCPELEPQEDQEQEEQTATSTAPDRGVSVGYPDSGLGPVIPPGKDSIPLSVLVLSLLVLFVAAFFAAAALIAYALRRRDKLPFRRQGEVDLAGIQMECGIFTEQTHHHHHHHHHHHGLPETPPLPPPEHNHVYDTISPPESASKGPDPAATSHMCSNAIYKEEQDAAVKQRPQQQQQQQQQQQQTFAASNESEAGYCSAAEKEREWTLEVTSSPISTVTEAMGPLAGLHRNGILCPTVIDSQGPTPKVELVDCLFRLPAPEFRDLPDRYARPPPRYPHPQDSKQEARPDQTLVVTTASSTAGSSSSQSEQGAGEQRARLRTTPDYMEVLDRSYQF